One genomic region from Candidatus Thermoplasmatota archaeon encodes:
- a CDS encoding sialidase family protein codes for MTSKMSLALVGALVSVAVLSGCLTNEPLPLSQLSTQVEATENEFQLTFRPHVILNATANETVAPAALSDPSVLPRAVEQLVNGGGAEPNIGVTKKNSVFVTTFDEVRRSRDHGKTWQIVHEFTTPRVPVTEDRWDTADPMLWVDPITDRVFVSHMHPAVACQYLAWSDNDGDTWTERPFACTAPVPYTFDHQKIMTAKHGPKALPIPAPVYPTVFYLCYNAILKEGTWCDVSFDGGLTFTWSRLVLAESRCGSINGHPAAFPDGTVVVPGGSFGNCKREVEVAVTEDNGFTWSTRRCAPGYSQTEIDPDITVTPDGTAYMLFRDDEHIHLLRTKDKFQTCDVFRISPQDHVKSVFTVITSGDNGRIAMAYLASRDPQDPEIPSHPGTVWPGTNWHLYVTTSYDADAENPTFVTQMVSPEEDPIQVGCVWLNGGGGGPKRCRNLLDFMDMTRDQDGRFYVAFTDGCTPRNGCTAQPFQTDFQSRDMEIGVAIMDSGLSLFADKGVLSTLGLEHPKPLPR; via the coding sequence TTGACATCTAAGATGAGCCTCGCGCTCGTCGGCGCGCTCGTGAGCGTGGCCGTGCTGAGCGGCTGCCTGACCAACGAACCCCTGCCGCTCTCGCAGCTTTCGACCCAGGTCGAGGCGACGGAGAACGAATTCCAGCTCACGTTCCGTCCGCACGTCATCCTGAACGCGACGGCGAACGAGACGGTCGCCCCCGCGGCCCTCTCGGATCCGAGCGTGCTCCCGCGCGCGGTCGAGCAGCTCGTGAACGGCGGCGGCGCCGAGCCCAACATCGGCGTCACGAAGAAGAACAGCGTGTTCGTCACCACGTTCGACGAGGTCCGCCGCTCGCGCGACCACGGCAAGACGTGGCAGATCGTCCACGAGTTCACGACGCCCCGCGTCCCGGTCACCGAGGACCGCTGGGACACCGCGGATCCCATGCTCTGGGTCGACCCGATCACGGACCGCGTGTTCGTGAGCCACATGCACCCGGCCGTCGCCTGCCAATACCTCGCGTGGAGCGACAACGATGGCGACACGTGGACCGAGCGGCCCTTCGCCTGCACGGCCCCCGTGCCCTACACGTTCGACCACCAGAAGATCATGACGGCGAAGCACGGGCCGAAGGCGCTGCCGATCCCCGCGCCCGTCTATCCGACGGTGTTCTACCTCTGCTACAACGCGATCCTCAAGGAAGGCACCTGGTGCGACGTCAGCTTCGACGGCGGCCTCACGTTCACGTGGTCCCGCTTGGTGCTCGCCGAGTCGCGATGCGGATCGATCAACGGTCACCCCGCGGCGTTCCCCGACGGCACGGTCGTCGTGCCGGGCGGGAGCTTCGGCAACTGCAAGCGCGAGGTCGAAGTCGCGGTCACCGAGGACAACGGCTTCACGTGGAGCACGCGCCGCTGCGCCCCGGGCTACTCGCAGACCGAGATCGACCCCGACATCACGGTCACGCCCGACGGCACCGCGTACATGCTCTTCCGCGACGACGAGCACATCCACCTGCTCCGCACCAAGGACAAGTTCCAGACGTGCGACGTCTTCCGGATCAGCCCGCAGGACCACGTGAAGAGCGTGTTCACCGTCATCACGAGCGGCGACAACGGCCGCATCGCGATGGCCTACCTCGCGAGCCGCGACCCGCAGGACCCCGAGATCCCCTCGCACCCGGGCACCGTCTGGCCCGGCACGAACTGGCACCTCTACGTGACGACGAGCTACGACGCGGACGCGGAGAACCCGACGTTCGTGACGCAGATGGTGTCGCCCGAGGAGGACCCCATCCAGGTCGGCTGCGTGTGGCTGAACGGGGGCGGCGGCGGACCGAAGCGGTGCCGCAACCTGCTCGACTTCATGGACATGACGCGCGACCAGGATGGCCGCTTCTACGTGGCCTTCACGGACGGATGCACCCCGAGGAACGGCTGCACGGCGCAGCCCTTCCAGACGGACTTCCAGAGCCGCGACATGGAGATCGGCGTCGCGATCATGGACTCGGGTCTGAGCCTGTTCGCGGACAAGGGCGTCCTCTCGACGCTCGGCCTCGAGCACCCGAAGCCGCTTCCGCGGTAG
- a CDS encoding rhodanese-like domain-containing protein: MTVPQVRPRDVADRRARGEAFVLLDVREPFELELARVGGTLDIPMNTIPERLAEIPKDRDVVVMCHHGGRSGVVAAWLAKQGYRASNLAGGIAAWARDVDPDVGSY; this comes from the coding sequence GTGACCGTTCCCCAGGTCCGTCCGCGCGACGTCGCCGACCGCCGCGCCCGAGGCGAGGCGTTCGTCCTCCTCGACGTGCGCGAGCCGTTCGAGCTCGAGCTCGCCCGCGTCGGGGGCACGCTCGACATTCCCATGAATACGATTCCCGAGCGCCTGGCGGAGATCCCGAAGGACCGCGACGTCGTGGTCATGTGCCACCACGGGGGCCGGAGCGGCGTCGTCGCCGCGTGGCTCGCGAAGCAGGGCTACCGCGCCTCGAACCTCGCGGGCGGCATCGCCGCGTGGGCGCGCGACGTGGACCCTGACGTGGGAAGCTACTGA